The Fructilactobacillus ixorae genome has a window encoding:
- a CDS encoding YibE/F family protein has translation MSTISALVLVLLGAMLLAGGKQGLVSFLGLLFNFAVVFLSVVLISWGIPYLIVTLCNAVIILVVSIYFGNQQGRNADIAFLTSIIVVGLVILLIIPIEHWAQVQGFGVENTEDLEGLSLQLGVRFLDVSCAMTILSCLGAVAEAAVAVATGLVELEDHDATISEQQLIRTGMRVGQEIVGTAFNTLFFGFYGELLGLFIWFARLHYTLGMIINDKIFVAELIMTIISAIGVILTIPITIGVVLYHKRHRVKG, from the coding sequence ATGAGTACGATTAGTGCCCTAGTTTTGGTATTACTAGGAGCGATGTTACTAGCTGGTGGTAAGCAGGGGCTCGTTTCATTTCTCGGGTTGCTGTTTAACTTTGCGGTGGTCTTTTTATCCGTAGTCTTGATTTCCTGGGGGATTCCGTACCTGATTGTGACGTTGTGTAACGCGGTGATTATCCTCGTAGTTTCCATTTATTTTGGTAATCAACAGGGACGCAATGCTGACATTGCGTTTTTAACGTCCATCATCGTGGTTGGCTTAGTAATTTTATTGATCATCCCGATTGAACACTGGGCCCAGGTGCAGGGCTTTGGAGTCGAAAATACGGAAGACCTGGAAGGACTCTCCCTGCAACTAGGGGTCCGGTTTCTAGATGTTTCCTGTGCGATGACGATTTTAAGCTGTCTAGGAGCAGTAGCAGAGGCCGCCGTGGCGGTTGCAACCGGGTTAGTTGAGCTGGAGGATCACGATGCTACGATTAGTGAGCAGCAGTTAATTCGCACCGGAATGCGCGTTGGTCAAGAAATCGTAGGGACGGCTTTTAATACCCTGTTCTTTGGATTTTACGGGGAACTCCTCGGCCTCTTTATCTGGTTTGCCCGGTTGCACTACACGCTGGGGATGATTATTAACGATAAAATTTTTGTCGCCGAACTGATCATGACAATCATTTCCGCCATTGGGGTCATTTTGACGATTCCCATTACGATTGGCGTAGTGCTCTACCATAAACGGCATCGGGTCAAGGGCTAA